The following coding sequences are from one bacterium SCSIO 12741 window:
- the serS gene encoding serine--tRNA ligase: MLLLADIRNNADDIIKRMRVRNIEVKDLVDKIVALDKRKREIQQRAENNQHQINESSRTIGEMFKSGNREEGNKLREQTAHLKEDNKLLQEELHHLDDELLKLMYQLPNVPNTKVPAGKDDTENELVEEFGQKPELTQSIPHWELAKKYNLIDWELGVKITGAGFPVYRNYGARLQRGLVQFFLNEAGNSGYEEINPPLLINEASGYGTGQLPDKDEQMYHTEKDHLFLIPTAEVPVTNIYRDTIVKKEQLPIKNTAFSPCFRREAGSYGKDVRGLNRLHQFEKVEIVQLVDPEKSYEVLDEMVNHVKGLLQKLGFHFRIVCLCGGDLGFASALTYDFEVWSAAQERWLEVSSVSNFESFQSNRMKCRFKGDDGKMHLVHTLNGSALALPRIMAALLENNQTEDGINIPEVLRPYVGFDKIGA, translated from the coding sequence ATGTTACTGTTAGCTGATATCAGAAACAACGCGGACGACATCATCAAAAGAATGCGCGTTCGAAACATTGAGGTCAAGGACCTGGTAGACAAAATTGTAGCCCTGGACAAACGCAAAAGAGAAATCCAACAACGGGCTGAAAACAATCAACACCAAATTAATGAGAGTTCTCGTACCATCGGGGAGATGTTCAAATCCGGAAACCGGGAAGAAGGAAACAAACTTCGTGAGCAAACGGCCCACCTGAAGGAAGACAACAAGTTGCTTCAGGAAGAGCTTCACCATTTGGATGATGAGCTACTTAAATTGATGTATCAGCTGCCGAATGTGCCCAACACTAAAGTGCCAGCCGGGAAAGACGATACCGAAAATGAATTGGTAGAAGAATTTGGCCAAAAGCCAGAACTTACTCAAAGCATACCTCACTGGGAACTGGCCAAAAAATACAACCTGATCGATTGGGAACTGGGTGTGAAAATCACTGGAGCTGGATTTCCAGTATACCGAAACTACGGTGCTCGTTTGCAACGTGGATTGGTTCAGTTTTTCTTAAACGAAGCGGGTAACAGCGGATATGAAGAAATAAATCCGCCATTGTTGATCAACGAGGCTTCCGGATATGGAACGGGGCAGTTACCGGATAAAGATGAGCAGATGTATCACACTGAAAAGGATCACCTGTTCTTGATTCCTACTGCTGAGGTACCGGTAACCAATATTTACCGCGATACCATCGTTAAGAAGGAGCAACTACCCATTAAAAACACGGCCTTTTCTCCTTGTTTCCGTCGCGAAGCAGGTAGTTATGGAAAGGATGTTCGTGGATTGAACCGTTTGCACCAATTTGAAAAAGTGGAAATCGTTCAGTTGGTTGATCCGGAAAAATCCTACGAAGTGTTGGATGAAATGGTAAACCACGTAAAGGGCTTGTTACAGAAATTGGGATTCCATTTTCGCATCGTTTGCCTTTGTGGAGGTGACCTTGGATTTGCCTCTGCTTTGACCTACGATTTTGAGGTATGGAGTGCGGCTCAGGAAAGATGGTTGGAAGTAAGTTCCGTATCCAATTTCGAGAGCTTCCAGTCTAACCGGATGAAGTGTCGATTCAAAGGTGATGATGGTAAAATGCATTTGGTACATACTTTGAACGGGAGTGCCCTGGCATTGCCACGAATTATGGCGGCCTTGCTGGAAAACAACCAAACCGAAGATGGAATCAATATTCCAGAGGTGTTGAGACCCTATGTTGGATTTGATAAAATTGGAGCTTAA
- the rpmA gene encoding 50S ribosomal protein L27, with amino-acid sequence MAHKKGVGSSKNGRESESKRLGVKLSGGQKAIAGNIIIRQRGTKYKPGRNVGVGKDHTIFALVDGKVVFERKRDNRSYVSVDPVEA; translated from the coding sequence ATGGCACATAAGAAAGGAGTCGGTAGTTCCAAGAACGGTAGAGAATCAGAATCGAAACGACTCGGTGTAAAATTGAGCGGCGGTCAGAAAGCTATCGCAGGAAACATTATCATTCGCCAAAGAGGTACCAAGTACAAGCCCGGTCGTAACGTGGGTGTTGGAAAGGACCACACCATCTTTGCCCTTGTTGACGGTAAAGTGGTATTCGAAAGAAAAAGAGACAATCGTAGCTACGTTTCTGTAGACCCGGTTGAGGCTTAG
- the rplU gene encoding 50S ribosomal protein L21, which produces MYAIVEIAGQQFKVQKDQQIFVHRLPEAEGLKVEFDRVLLTDDKGKVTVGAPVIEGVKVSAKVEKHLKGDKVIVFKKKRRKGYQKSNGHRQYLTQLTIEGIGAGKKAAPKKAAAKAAPKAEAKAEAPKKAAPKKAAAPKAEAAPKAAPKKAAPKAEAKKPAAKKAAPKKDENKEEK; this is translated from the coding sequence ATGTACGCAATTGTAGAGATAGCAGGGCAGCAATTTAAGGTGCAAAAAGACCAGCAGATCTTTGTTCATCGCTTGCCAGAAGCAGAAGGATTGAAAGTAGAATTCGACCGTGTGCTTTTGACTGATGATAAAGGTAAAGTGACTGTTGGCGCCCCGGTTATAGAAGGTGTTAAAGTTAGCGCCAAAGTAGAAAAACACCTAAAAGGTGATAAGGTTATCGTCTTCAAAAAGAAGAGAAGAAAAGGATACCAAAAAAGTAACGGTCACCGTCAATACTTAACTCAGTTGACTATTGAAGGAATCGGTGCTGGTAAGAAAGCAGCTCCTAAAAAGGCTGCCGCTAAAGCTGCTCCAAAAGCAGAAGCTAAGGCTGAGGCTCCTAAAAAAGCCGCTCCAAAGAAAGCTGCTGCACCTAAAGCAGAAGCTGCACCAAAAGCCGCCCCTAAAAAGGCCGCTCCAAAAGCAGAAGCTAAAAAGCCTGCAGCTAAAAAAGCAGCTCCTAAAAAAGACGAAAACAAAGAAGAAAAATAA
- a CDS encoding sulfatase-like hydrolase/transferase translates to MSLPKFYWKRIAAVAMLPLLVACSAPERSTMNPTAETPYPPNIIFILIDDLGSISTPYYQDFKSGNSSWVYDENGDSADYKTPHLDRLADHGTVFTRMYATPYCAPSRGQLMTGRYPFQTGIVYPGYTACQPANLQSRLYGYLSDTISTYANVLKDYGYQTAFGGKWNLRFGRENACFDHSTNYTNLVSVQKEHLNTHGFDSTYGPNALLGAMVDYYPPQMGGRYFPDQLNQWAIQKINQLDSSKPFYLHYCMGLIHEELDSLCVDAPTPDGPHQSKAAIFASKMAYADSLIGEVIKTLEQKGILENTLLIVAGDNGTENDYFSKYRGMIVRGGKGTTFDHGSRVPFIVHWPEQIKKKSLDTDLADFADVFPTMAQLCETYDSSLAPVSLSGIQGTSLLGRMTQGNLGGKDSIRKFVYCQFNTTAFIANEKFQWIINYRDSIGDPRPSDTTFYQIYGPGVQRIPTNPNDHPEVADAFLAYYNQLNPDLTNGLAWSSRKRQMFTLEDSIPKCYENGCTHFSRCEN, encoded by the coding sequence ATGTCACTTCCCAAATTCTATTGGAAAAGGATAGCCGCTGTTGCTATGCTTCCCTTACTTGTTGCTTGTTCTGCCCCCGAAAGATCTACGATGAATCCCACGGCCGAAACGCCTTATCCTCCCAACATTATCTTTATTCTGATTGATGATCTTGGATCGATATCCACTCCCTATTATCAGGATTTTAAATCGGGTAATTCGTCCTGGGTTTACGATGAAAATGGAGATTCAGCCGATTACAAAACACCTCATTTAGATCGCTTGGCTGATCACGGCACGGTGTTTACCCGAATGTATGCTACTCCCTATTGCGCTCCTTCGCGAGGGCAGTTAATGACCGGCCGATATCCCTTTCAAACCGGAATCGTTTATCCGGGATACACAGCCTGCCAGCCAGCTAATCTCCAGTCGCGATTATACGGATACCTGTCCGACACCATTTCCACTTATGCCAACGTCTTAAAGGACTATGGTTACCAAACGGCCTTTGGCGGAAAATGGAACCTGCGGTTTGGCCGAGAAAATGCTTGCTTCGATCACTCCACCAACTACACCAATCTGGTGAGCGTTCAGAAAGAGCACCTAAATACCCATGGATTTGATTCCACCTATGGGCCCAATGCCCTCTTGGGAGCTATGGTCGATTATTATCCCCCGCAGATGGGCGGTCGGTATTTTCCGGATCAATTGAATCAATGGGCCATCCAAAAGATCAATCAATTGGATTCCTCAAAGCCCTTTTACCTTCATTATTGCATGGGGTTGATTCACGAAGAACTGGATAGTCTCTGTGTAGATGCTCCTACGCCCGATGGTCCTCACCAATCTAAAGCCGCCATTTTTGCTTCCAAAATGGCCTACGCCGATAGTTTGATCGGAGAGGTGATTAAGACTTTGGAACAGAAAGGAATTTTGGAAAATACACTCCTGATCGTTGCCGGAGATAATGGAACGGAAAACGACTATTTTTCCAAATACAGGGGAATGATAGTGAGAGGTGGTAAGGGAACTACTTTTGATCATGGGAGTAGGGTGCCTTTCATTGTCCATTGGCCTGAGCAGATCAAAAAGAAATCTCTGGATACTGACTTAGCCGATTTTGCCGACGTGTTTCCAACCATGGCTCAACTCTGTGAAACGTATGATTCTTCTTTGGCACCGGTTAGTCTTTCTGGAATTCAAGGGACCTCCTTGCTCGGAAGAATGACCCAAGGCAATTTGGGTGGTAAGGACTCCATTCGCAAATTTGTTTACTGCCAGTTTAATACGACTGCCTTCATTGCCAATGAGAAATTTCAGTGGATCATCAATTACCGGGATTCCATCGGTGATCCGCGGCCATCGGATACCACTTTTTATCAAATTTATGGTCCAGGTGTTCAGCGCATTCCCACGAATCCTAACGATCACCCTGAAGTGGCCGATGCATTTTTGGCTTACTACAACCAATTGAATCCTGACTTGACCAATGGTTTGGCTTGGTCCTCACGGAAAAGGCAGATGTTTACCCTGGAAGACAGTATTCCTAAGTGCTATGAAAATGGGTGTACCCATTTTTCCAGGTGTGAAAATTAA
- a CDS encoding DMT family transporter, with protein MERRIDTPLVQYLILGLLALTWGSSFILMKRGLESFSSFQVAEYRLFIAFVALLPIAIRNLPKFPKTGKQRIGIVVVGLAGNFFPAFLFAEAQTRLPSGITGMLNSMVPLFTLILGVLAFGASTNRRQVLGVFIGLIGAITLISFSHDGTHVDVPLIYPLYIVAATLCYATSVNIIKAFLQEVNAIHITAFAFLVIGPIAGLGLLTGDFWSEAFRTSANLINLGYITILGVVGTAAALLLFNQLIKATTAIFASTVTYLIPIVAMSWGILDGETVTLMHAGGMGLILFGVYLINRKKKQAVNR; from the coding sequence ATGGAAAGGCGAATAGATACACCTCTCGTACAATACCTGATTTTAGGTCTTTTGGCTTTGACCTGGGGGAGCTCTTTTATATTAATGAAAAGGGGATTGGAAAGCTTTTCGTCTTTTCAAGTAGCAGAGTATCGCCTGTTTATCGCCTTTGTTGCTCTTCTTCCTATTGCGATTCGCAACCTGCCGAAGTTTCCTAAAACAGGTAAGCAGCGCATAGGTATTGTGGTGGTCGGTTTGGCAGGCAATTTTTTTCCAGCCTTCCTTTTCGCCGAAGCGCAAACCCGTCTTCCCAGTGGAATTACCGGCATGCTCAATAGTATGGTGCCACTCTTTACACTTATTCTGGGTGTACTGGCGTTTGGCGCGTCCACGAACCGCAGGCAGGTTTTGGGTGTTTTTATCGGATTAATTGGAGCGATAACCCTGATCTCTTTTTCACACGATGGTACTCATGTGGATGTGCCGTTGATCTATCCTTTATATATAGTAGCGGCTACTTTGTGTTATGCAACCAGTGTCAACATCATTAAAGCCTTTCTCCAAGAGGTAAATGCCATTCATATTACGGCCTTCGCTTTTTTAGTCATCGGTCCCATTGCCGGATTAGGCCTTTTAACCGGTGACTTTTGGTCTGAGGCTTTTCGTACCAGCGCCAACCTGATCAACTTGGGTTACATTACTATTTTAGGAGTGGTAGGAACGGCGGCCGCACTGTTGCTATTCAATCAATTGATCAAGGCTACCACAGCGATTTTTGCTTCTACTGTTACCTATTTAATTCCCATTGTGGCTATGTCCTGGGGTATTTTGGATGGAGAAACAGTTACCCTCATGCATGCCGGCGGGATGGGATTAATTCTATTCGGCGTTTACCTGATCAACCGGAAAAAGAAGCAAGCGGTGAACCGTTAA
- a CDS encoding ABC transporter ATP-binding protein — MNPVIRTQEVTRKFKVGEQVVHALRGVTMDIQRGEFVALMGTSGSGKSTLMNILGCLDTPSSGNYYLNDKLVSTLTDDQLAEIRNQEIGFVFQTFNLLPRYTALDNVSLPLVYAGIPKNERREKARQALETVGLKDRMDHQPNELSGGQKQRVAIARALINDPAIILADEPTGNLDSTTTHEILELFDRIHERGNTLVMVTHEEDVAERAQRIVRMKDGLTQPS; from the coding sequence ATGAATCCGGTTATTCGCACCCAAGAGGTTACCCGAAAATTTAAAGTTGGAGAACAAGTTGTGCATGCCCTTAGAGGTGTTACAATGGATATTCAACGTGGGGAATTTGTTGCCTTGATGGGAACTTCGGGCTCAGGAAAATCCACCTTAATGAACATTCTGGGTTGTTTGGACACCCCCAGCTCAGGAAATTATTACCTGAATGATAAATTGGTCTCTACTCTGACAGATGACCAATTGGCTGAAATCAGAAACCAGGAAATTGGATTTGTTTTTCAAACCTTCAACCTTTTACCTCGATATACAGCATTAGATAATGTGTCCCTTCCGCTGGTTTATGCTGGCATTCCCAAAAATGAGCGTCGCGAAAAAGCCAGACAAGCCCTCGAAACCGTGGGTCTCAAAGACCGCATGGATCATCAGCCCAACGAACTTTCCGGGGGACAAAAGCAGCGGGTAGCCATTGCCCGGGCATTGATTAATGACCCTGCCATCATTCTGGCCGACGAACCTACCGGAAACCTGGACTCCACAACTACCCATGAAATTCTTGAACTCTTCGATCGAATTCACGAGCGTGGAAACACCCTGGTGATGGTCACCCACGAAGAGGATGTAGCTGAAAGAGCGCAAAGAATTGTTCGCATGAAGGACGGTCTTACCCAACCCTCCTAA
- a CDS encoding T9SS type A sorting domain-containing protein: MKKLGLLLLIAVFGLQGYAQNAPVQRVTFVDMLSPGEYKITDQLMVRGTSSKSTKGTSASGSLAAAGDTIWSDDFSSSTNWTAQTGTVGGQNRGWFIGSGGTWYFGATTINSTSGAPHAVMDPADPTQNPGPAGSAASFNMTNASPINCSGKAAVFLEFEQWNARFTDSSFVEVSDNGTNWTRVYDNMWLPVTSVQNGTNPTSNPHKVVVNISSVAANKSTVYVRFRWKSLDQGIANDGVGYGWFVDDVAVLEGQNNVISLNDAYFWQYNDSIRPHMRYWPKGMPARQANGTSFWMSGLYENQGQKAQPNAGIKTEVTGPASFSYTGTTAPSTLPTASVDSGTMTTALKLNNGTGKYDIVMSTFSDSTLYTLGNDTVRFDVSVTDSTYYRNDRGDVDNTTAGTFYTIGGQVPFEIEYATVYDLMVDDTITAVEVFISQDNMNGPTLGTMQANVYAGGWTDGSISLANAPLFQSAAVKIDQTKTGQWIRLPVSKVAGSTNEGDSGTYIVSILFDQAFSADTMYITMKRGGAYDDPYDLYSFARGNSTGTMGNWGLIGGDVPYINLITKAFNCPNLNGSASATPTSSCGNIDGTATAVDPTNGTAPYTYLWDLPGNPTTKSVGSLASGVYNVTIKDKNGCNQVASATVSDAGAPTITNDQVNNVTCAGNGEGSISFNLIPGSAGSGYTFNWTDGSGSPITGGDSTLSNLESGNYTVEIVDGAVPPCKQTRTFTVTGPTDALALPSPVVDDVTCYNDSNGTINLVPATGGTGTKTYTWSNGGTGLTQANLKAGPYTVTVTDASNCTATRTINVTQPAEFKIRDVGSIPNISTEIEYDASNTLVTITVRTQGGNGTTATNTYRWTNSDGVPLSPNSGSANVLEIGPNKPAGQNDNDFYTVVATDPQLCTTDKTFEINATFLWWLSVEEFGQDFTLSLFPNPNDGSFRLVLKNADNNDYTISVRNALGQTIYSDVVNIAGDYDERIDLDAENGVYFLSVSNGVTETTHRVVVR, encoded by the coding sequence ATGAAAAAATTAGGTTTACTATTACTTATTGCGGTCTTCGGGTTGCAGGGGTATGCGCAGAATGCCCCCGTACAGCGAGTGACGTTTGTGGATATGTTGAGCCCGGGTGAGTATAAAATCACGGATCAGTTGATGGTTCGGGGTACCTCATCGAAATCAACAAAAGGTACTTCTGCATCAGGTAGCCTTGCTGCTGCTGGTGATACAATTTGGAGTGACGACTTCAGTTCGTCTACAAATTGGACTGCTCAAACTGGTACGGTTGGTGGTCAGAATCGTGGATGGTTTATTGGTAGCGGTGGTACTTGGTACTTCGGAGCTACTACCATTAACTCTACTTCTGGTGCTCCTCATGCTGTAATGGATCCTGCTGATCCTACCCAGAACCCTGGTCCTGCTGGTTCAGCTGCTTCTTTTAATATGACTAACGCTTCCCCTATTAACTGTAGTGGTAAAGCTGCCGTTTTCTTAGAATTTGAGCAATGGAATGCTCGTTTCACGGATTCTTCATTTGTTGAAGTTTCTGATAACGGAACGAACTGGACAAGAGTTTATGACAACATGTGGTTGCCTGTAACCTCTGTTCAAAACGGAACAAACCCAACTTCAAACCCTCACAAGGTAGTTGTTAATATTTCTTCTGTAGCTGCTAACAAAAGCACTGTATACGTAAGATTCCGCTGGAAGTCTTTGGACCAAGGTATTGCTAACGACGGTGTTGGTTACGGATGGTTCGTTGATGATGTAGCTGTTTTGGAAGGTCAAAACAACGTTATCAGCTTGAACGACGCTTACTTCTGGCAGTATAACGATTCTATTCGTCCTCACATGCGTTACTGGCCTAAAGGTATGCCTGCAAGACAAGCTAACGGAACAAGCTTCTGGATGTCTGGTTTGTATGAGAACCAAGGTCAAAAAGCTCAGCCTAATGCTGGTATCAAAACAGAAGTAACTGGTCCTGCCAGCTTCTCTTACACTGGAACTACTGCACCTTCAACATTGCCTACTGCATCTGTTGACTCAGGTACAATGACCACTGCTCTTAAATTGAACAACGGTACAGGAAAATATGACATCGTAATGTCTACTTTCTCTGACTCTACTCTTTATACATTAGGTAACGATACAGTAAGATTTGATGTATCTGTAACTGATTCTACCTACTACCGTAACGATCGTGGCGATGTAGACAATACTACAGCTGGTACTTTCTACACTATCGGTGGTCAGGTTCCATTTGAAATTGAGTACGCAACTGTATACGACTTGATGGTTGACGATACGATCACTGCTGTTGAGGTATTCATTTCTCAAGACAACATGAATGGCCCAACCTTGGGTACCATGCAAGCTAACGTTTACGCTGGTGGATGGACTGACGGAAGTATTTCTTTGGCTAACGCGCCACTTTTCCAGTCTGCAGCTGTAAAAATTGACCAGACTAAAACAGGTCAGTGGATTCGCCTACCGGTTTCTAAAGTAGCTGGTTCTACTAACGAAGGTGATTCAGGAACTTACATTGTTTCTATCCTTTTTGATCAGGCATTTAGTGCTGACACCATGTACATTACCATGAAGCGTGGTGGTGCTTATGATGATCCTTATGATCTATACAGCTTTGCTCGTGGAAACTCTACTGGTACCATGGGTAACTGGGGATTGATCGGAGGAGATGTTCCTTACATCAACTTGATCACTAAAGCTTTCAACTGTCCTAACTTGAACGGTTCTGCTTCAGCTACTCCTACTTCTTCTTGTGGTAACATTGATGGTACTGCTACTGCTGTTGATCCAACAAACGGTACAGCTCCTTATACTTACCTATGGGATCTTCCTGGAAACCCAACAACTAAGTCTGTTGGTAGCCTTGCCTCTGGTGTTTACAACGTAACCATCAAAGACAAAAACGGATGTAACCAAGTTGCTTCTGCTACTGTATCTGATGCTGGTGCTCCTACCATTACTAACGACCAAGTAAACAATGTTACTTGTGCTGGTAACGGAGAAGGTTCTATTAGCTTCAACTTGATTCCAGGTAGCGCCGGTTCTGGATACACATTCAACTGGACTGACGGTTCTGGTAGCCCGATTACTGGTGGTGACTCTACTTTGTCAAACTTGGAATCAGGAAACTACACTGTTGAGATCGTTGACGGTGCTGTTCCTCCATGTAAGCAAACCAGAACATTTACTGTAACTGGTCCTACTGACGCATTGGCTCTTCCATCTCCTGTTGTAGATGACGTAACTTGCTACAACGATAGCAACGGTACTATTAACCTGGTTCCTGCAACTGGTGGTACTGGTACCAAAACTTACACTTGGAGCAATGGTGGAACTGGTCTTACTCAAGCTAACTTGAAAGCTGGTCCTTACACCGTTACTGTAACTGATGCAAGCAACTGTACTGCTACTCGTACAATCAACGTTACTCAGCCTGCTGAGTTCAAGATTCGTGACGTAGGAAGCATTCCTAACATCAGTACTGAAATTGAGTACGACGCAAGCAACACTTTGGTAACTATTACTGTAAGAACTCAAGGTGGTAACGGAACTACTGCTACTAACACTTACCGTTGGACTAACTCTGACGGAGTTCCATTATCTCCTAACTCAGGTAGTGCTAACGTATTGGAAATTGGTCCAAACAAGCCTGCTGGTCAGAATGACAACGACTTCTACACTGTTGTAGCTACTGATCCACAGCTTTGTACTACTGACAAAACGTTTGAAATCAATGCTACTTTCTTGTGGTGGTTATCAGTTGAAGAGTTTGGTCAAGACTTTACTCTTTCTCTGTTCCCTAACCCGAATGATGGTTCATTCCGTTTGGTATTGAAAAATGCTGACAACAATGACTACACCATCTCTGTAAGAAATGCTTTGGGTCAAACTATCTACAGCGACGTTGTAAACATTGCTGGAGACTATGACGAGCGCATCGATCTTGACGCTGAAAACGGAGTATACTTCCTAAGCGTTTCTAACGGTGTTACTGAGACAACTCACCGTGTAGTTGTACGATAA
- a CDS encoding ATP-binding cassette domain-containing protein, with protein sequence MIEVKGLNKSFGDNHVLKDINITFQQGIPNLVIGASGSGKTTLCKCIVGLHEPETGTISYGGRVFNNQSESVKKEIRQEIGFLFQGSALFDSMTVEDNIKFPLRMFSKLSDKEMQSRADFCLERVDLKGTNKLMPSELSGGMKKRVGIARAISFNPRYLFCDEPNSGLDPQTSILIDKLILDITQEFNITTIVITHDMNSVLEIGKHVAFIYKGDLLWTGTNQEILRADTAELTDFVYASEYMKRIRSLMQ encoded by the coding sequence ATGATCGAGGTAAAAGGTTTGAACAAGTCGTTTGGGGATAATCACGTCCTCAAGGATATTAACATCACCTTTCAGCAAGGGATACCCAATTTGGTTATTGGAGCTTCGGGTTCGGGTAAAACGACGCTTTGCAAATGCATCGTCGGATTACATGAGCCAGAAACGGGAACCATTTCTTATGGTGGTCGAGTATTTAATAATCAGTCTGAATCGGTAAAAAAGGAAATCCGTCAGGAAATTGGATTTCTGTTTCAAGGAAGTGCTTTGTTTGACTCCATGACAGTGGAAGACAATATCAAATTTCCGCTGCGCATGTTCTCCAAGCTTTCTGACAAGGAGATGCAAAGCAGGGCTGATTTTTGCCTGGAGCGTGTCGATTTGAAGGGAACGAATAAGTTGATGCCTTCTGAGCTGAGTGGTGGGATGAAAAAACGAGTAGGAATTGCTCGTGCTATTTCATTTAACCCCCGCTACCTATTCTGCGACGAGCCTAACTCGGGCCTTGATCCGCAGACGTCTATTTTGATCGATAAATTAATCCTGGACATTACCCAGGAATTCAATATTACCACTATCGTAATTACTCACGATATGAACTCTGTATTGGAGATCGGGAAGCACGTGGCCTTTATCTACAAAGGTGATTTGCTTTGGACCGGAACGAACCAGGAGATTCTACGTGCAGATACCGCCGAACTGACGGATTTCGTTTACGCTTCTGAATACATGAAGCGGATCCGCAGCCTCATGCAATAA
- a CDS encoding ABC transporter permease: protein MKILYHIGRYSLFLKKAFEKPEKFKVYWNLFVDEMYNLGIGSLGIIVIISGFMGMVITIQTASQIESGWIPSYLVGYTTRQSMILEFSPTMLALILAGKVGSNIASELGTMRVTEQVDALEIMGINSAGYLTLPKVLAMMFIMPFLVLISMFLGIFFGYIICDITSITTPAQYITGIQYDFRPFDVFYALIKSVIFAFLITSVSAYHGYFASGSALEVGKSSTRAVVFSSIVILIANYLITQMLLI from the coding sequence ATGAAGATACTTTACCACATAGGCAGATATTCCCTTTTTCTTAAGAAAGCCTTCGAAAAACCTGAAAAATTCAAGGTTTATTGGAATCTGTTTGTGGACGAGATGTACAACTTGGGTATCGGTTCCTTGGGCATCATCGTTATCATTAGTGGCTTTATGGGAATGGTGATCACCATTCAAACAGCTTCTCAGATTGAAAGTGGCTGGATTCCTTCCTACCTGGTGGGATACACCACCCGTCAATCCATGATATTGGAATTTTCACCCACCATGTTGGCGCTCATATTAGCGGGGAAGGTGGGGTCGAATATCGCTTCAGAATTGGGAACCATGCGGGTAACGGAGCAAGTGGATGCTTTGGAGATTATGGGGATCAATTCGGCGGGTTATTTAACCTTACCCAAGGTATTGGCCATGATGTTCATCATGCCGTTTTTGGTTTTGATCAGTATGTTTCTTGGAATCTTCTTTGGTTACATCATTTGCGATATCACAAGCATTACCACTCCTGCTCAATACATTACGGGAATTCAATATGACTTTAGACCGTTCGATGTTTTTTACGCATTGATCAAATCGGTCATTTTCGCCTTTCTAATTACTTCCGTTTCGGCCTATCACGGCTATTTTGCGAGTGGAAGTGCTCTTGAAGTAGGGAAGTCAAGTACACGTGCTGTAGTGTTTAGCAGCATCGTTATCTTGATTGCCAATTACCTAATCACTCAAATGCTTTTGATATGA
- a CDS encoding SprT-like domain-containing protein, producing the protein MNGTLNPYAFLITLLHEMAHLQVFEAHKNRVSPHGREWKMAFQALLVYWMEKGVFPESLMPPLSRYAQNPKASTFSDHQLYSALSHWDHPELQKIYLKDLSDQQVFAIGKKQFKKGPLRRTRHLCTEVKSGRQYLIHFMAEVAPLA; encoded by the coding sequence GTGAACGGCACGTTAAATCCCTACGCTTTTTTGATCACTCTGCTGCATGAAATGGCACATTTGCAGGTTTTTGAGGCTCACAAAAATCGGGTATCACCTCATGGCCGGGAATGGAAAATGGCCTTTCAAGCCCTCCTGGTGTATTGGATGGAAAAGGGCGTTTTTCCGGAAAGTTTGATGCCACCTCTGAGTCGATATGCTCAAAACCCTAAGGCCAGCACCTTCTCAGATCATCAGCTCTACTCTGCCCTCAGCCATTGGGACCATCCTGAACTTCAAAAAATCTACCTTAAAGACCTATCCGATCAACAGGTTTTTGCCATTGGTAAGAAGCAGTTTAAAAAAGGCCCCCTTAGACGAACCCGTCATCTTTGTACGGAAGTAAAATCCGGTCGTCAATACCTGATTCATTTTATGGCAGAGGTCGCACCACTCGCTTAA